CAACGGGAAAACGCAGCGCATGCGCGAGGTCGATGGCGTTCTGCACGATGTCGCGTTTTTCGTCGAGCGTGGGCGTGATGTTGACGGCGGCGTCGGTGATGATGAGCGCTTCGGCCCGGCCCGGCACGTCCATGATGAAGCAGTGGCTCACGCGCCGCTCGGTACGCAGGCCGGTGGCGCGCGCGACCACGGCGCCCATCAGCTCGTCCGTGTGCAGCGAGCCTTTCATCAGTGCCTGCGCGCGGCCTTCGTGTACGAGTTGCACCGCGCATTCGGCAGCGGCGTGGCTATGCGCCGCGTCGACGATGGGCAGATCGCCGAGATCGAGATTGCCCTGTTTCGCGGCCGCTTCGATTTTCGCGCGCGGGCCGACCAGTATCGGCGCGATCAGTTTCAGCCGCGCGGCTTCGATGACAGCCGACAGCGAATCGTGATCGCAAGGATGCGCGACGGCCGTAGGCGTCGGCGGAAGCGTGGCGGCAAAGGCGATCAGACGCTCGTATTTCTCGCGCTTGTGTTCCATCTTCAGTGCCCTCGTAGGTGAGGCGATCGGAGTGCCCGTCGTGCGCGGCGGACTGTGACCGTCCACTCGCGCACGCGGATGCCATCTGTCATTCGACCTGCTGGCGCGCAGGCTCTGCGCGTCGCGATGCTTTCTTCTTCGATGCCGATTCGAAAATCGTCAGCACGCGTGCGAGATCGGCGCGTTCGTGGTCGTCGAGCGTCAGCACCGTGCTGAGCTTGTCGATGTCGCGTGCGGCGTTGCGGATGTTGTCGGGCGGCGCGCTCGCGAGCAGGCCCGGCAATGCGTCGATCGCGGCCTCGCTGTCGAGGCGCAGCAGCGCGGCCTGTTCGCGCACGACATGCTTGAACGACAGAATGCCTTGATCCGACAGCTTGCTCAGCATTTCGCGCGCGAGGTTGAAGCGGCGCTCGTCCGCTTCGCCATGCGTGCGCCGCACGTATAGCAGCGCGCGCACGCTCGCTTCGACGAGACCGCCCTCCGTCATGTCGTGGCGCAGACGTTCATGCTCCGCAACGATCGACGCTTCGCGCTCTTCGGTGTCGCCGGGTTCCGTCAACGCGGCGTTTGCTTCGCTGTCGCTTCGCGGCGGCAGGCCCGCGAAGGCTTGCAGCCAGGGCGCGCCATAGACGGTTTCGAAAATCTGCTCGACGGCGGCGTCGCGCATGTCACGATAGAAATCGAACGACGCGATGACGGCATTCGACATGACCGTCTGCATCTGCAGGAACGGGTTGTCGGCCGCAACGGGCGCGCGCGCTTCCTTCACGCTTTCAGCGGCCCGCGCGACGGACGACGCAAACGGATTGCGATCGGACCACAGTTCGTACGTGACGCGCAGCGGATGCAGCTTGCTCGAAAGATCCGTTGTCCACGGCGTCGTGCATGCGCGCACCCACGGCTGCATGAAGCTGCGATACAGTCCGAGATTGACGCGCGACAGATACGCGGCCGTGGCGAAGCGCCGGTCGCTTTCGGGGTCGGGCTGCACGATCTCGCGCACGTCGGCGATGGTTCGCGGAGAAATGGACAGCACATACTGGCCTTGCGCGAGTTCCGCGTAAGGCGTCGCATCCGTCTTCGCGCCCATGTGCGCTTCGTACAGGCCAGACGGCAGCAGGTCGATCAGATCGATATTGCTGACGAACTCGCGATGTTCTTTCTTCCCCGTGCTGCTCGACACGAAGATGCCGAGATGGCCGATGCTGTCGTGCGTCGCGTAGACGATAGTCTGGTCGTGGCCGAGCAGATCGGCGTCGTCGCGATAGAGATCGGTGATCCAGCCGAGCGCTTGCGGCGGCGGCGTGATGTTGTCGCCATACGAGCAGAACACGACGATGGGCGAGCGGATATTGCGCAGATCGAGCCGCACGCCGTCCGACGTCACGATCTCGCCGCTGACGAAGCGGTTGCCGACGAACAGGTTATCGACGATGTACTGCATTTCGCCCGCGTTCAGGAACACGTGGCCGCCCCAATACTTCTCGAAGCCGAGATAGCGCGGACCTTCCGTGTCGATGCTCGTGTACAGGTTGTACTGCTTGGTCCACAGCGTGTTCGCCGGGTTCAGGTTCTCGAAGTTCTGCACGAGCCACGCGCCGTCGAAGCGGCCATCGCCGAGATCGCCGGTGAGCGCCGTGAGCCACGAGCCGCCGAGCATGCCGCCCGAATAGCGCATCGGATTCTTGCCGCGCCAGCCGGCCCAGTACGACACGGGTGCGCCCGCGACGACGATCGGTCCGAACAGGTCGGGGCGCATCGAGGCCGTCATCAGCACTTGCCAGCCTGCCTGGCAATTGCCGATCACGGCGGGTTTGCCGGGGCTGTTTGGGTGCAGTTCGATGACTTTTTCGAGGAACGCAGCTTCCGCGTGCATTACGTCTTCGACGGTTTGTCCTGGCACGGGGTCGGGCAGGAAGCCGATGAAATAGCAGGGATGACCCGCGCGCAACGCAGCGCCGATTTCGCTGTCGCGCTTGAAGCCGCCGATGCCCGGCCCGTGTCCCGCGCGCGGATCGACGACCACGAATGGACGCAGGCGGCCGGGATCATGTCCCTCCGCAAGGTCGCGGTCGGGCTTCAGGTCGTCCGGCGCGACGATGCGCACGAGTCCGTAGTTGACGGGGCGCGGCAGCGTGCGCCCATCGATGATGAGCTCGGTGCCGAAGTCGAGCACGTTGGGTACGCGCTCCTGCATGTGCGCCTGATACTGATTGCCGCGTTCGCGCATCACGTCGGCGAACAGCACGCTGCGCTGCCATGCGTCGACGGCGTAGGCGTAGCCTTGCGCGAACAGATTGCCGGGCATCGATGCGAAGGGCATCGAAGGCGCGAATGTGTCAGGTGTAGCGGAGTTCGGTTGAGACTGATTCATGGTCGCATCTGCTCCCTCAATGGGTCGGCGCCGCGGTCTCACGCGAGGCTCACATGCACGTGCGATGCGCGCATGAAGCGCTTACCCGACGCGCGAGCATCGTCGCAATGAGTCGCGCGGCCTGAAACCAGGGCGAGACATCAACGCGCCTCGACGAGGCGCGGCTTCGATCAAGATCAGCGATAAAAATGGCAGAAGCATGACGCTTTGATGAATGCGAACATCGGCCCCGCATGTTGCGCGACCCGATGCTTGTTGCGTTGCGTCAACAACCCAGTGTAGGACGGGATGATTTATCTGGCAATCTGAAATATGCCAGCGAGGGTGTGTGGAATTGAAGCATTGACTTCGATCAAGGCGATTGCATTGCCCGCCTTGATCGAATGTTTTATCCAGGCTAGCGGCTTGCGTCGCGAATCATGTTGCGCGCGATCACCAGTTGCTGGATCTGCGTCGTGCCTTCGTAAATGCGGAACAGGCGCACGTCGCGATAGAAGCGCTCGACGGCATACTCGGATACATAACCCGCGCCGCCATGAATCTGCACCGCGCGATCCGCGACGCGGCCGCACATCTCCGACGCGAACAGCTTGCAGCACGATGCTTCCGTCGATACGTCCTGTTTGTCGTCGCGGCGGCGCGCGGCATCGAGCACCATCGAGCGCGCGGCGTAGATTTCCGCGCGGCTGTCGGCGAGCATGGCCTGCACGAGCTGGAACTCGGCGATCGGCTGGCCGAACTGCTTGCGCTCCATCGCATAGCGCAGCGCATCGTCGAGCATGCGTTCGGCCGCGCCGACGCAGATCGCCGAGATATGCAGGCGTCCTTTGTCGAGCACCTTCATCGCCGTCTTGAAGCCGACGCCTTCCCTGCCGCCGATGATGTTCGCAGCAGGCACGCGGCAGTTCTCGAAGATCACGTCGCAGGTATGTGCGCCTTTCTGGCCCATCTTCTTGTCGATCTTGCCGAGCGACAATCCGGGCGTGCCTTTCTCGACGATGAACGCCGAGATGCCGCTCGCGCCTTTGATTTCAGGGTTGGTGCGCGCCATCACCGTGTAGATGCCCGCTTCGGGTGCGTTGGTAATGAAGCGCTTGGTGCCGTTGATCACATAATGGTCACCGTCGCGGACAGCCGTCGTGCGCAGCGACGCGGCATCCGAACCCGAACCCGGCTCCGTCAGTGCGAACGACGCAATCAGTTCGCCCGACGCGAGCTTCGGCAGATAGTAGTGCTTCTGCTCGTCGGTGCCGTCGATGATGAGCCCCTGCGAGCCGATGCCGTTGTTCGTGCCGATCAGCGAGCGGAACGCGGGCGAGGTCTTCGCGATCTCGAACGCGGCGAGCACTTCCTCTTCCATCGTCAGTCCGAGGCCGCCGTATTCCTCCGGAATCGACAGCCCGAAGAGACCGAGTTCACGCATCTCGCCGACGATGCCGGCGGGGATTTCATCCGTTTCGGCGACTTCGTTTTCTGCGGGCACGAGACGCTCGCGCACGAAGCGCGACAGCGAGTCGAGAAGAATGGACAGTGTTTCCTGATCGCGGATCATCGTTTTACCTGTGTGCTATGACGCGGTTCGCCTGTCGCGCTCGCATGAACGCGTGAGGCACGCCGCGCCGGGTCTTTTCATCGCCGCCCGATGGCGGCCTCCACGCGTTTGACAAGGGCCACGAGGCGCGGGCCGATGTCGTTCTCCAGCTTGTCGCGGCTCAGCACGAAGGCGGGCCCGCCGCAATTGAAGGCCATCTGCGTGCCATCGGGTGCCATGAACGGCACGCCGACGCTCGCGATGTCCGCATCCCAGTCGCCATACGACAGGCAGAAGCCGCGCGTGGCGTAATCCTTCATTGCATCGTCCATGCCGCTTTCGATACGCGGCCAGGCGGTTTCGTCCTGCGCGCGCACCTGGTCGAGCACCGCGTTGCGTTCGGCATCGGTGGTGGCGGCGAGATACGCGCGGCCCATCGATGTCGTCGCAATCGGCAGACGCGTGCCGATGCTGCGCATCACGGTGATCGGCGCGCTGCTACGCACCCATTCGACATACAGCATCGACAGCCGGTCTCGCACGCCGATCGCCACCGAGCATCCCGCGTATTCGGCAAGCTCCTGCATCAGCGGCCGCGCGAGGTCGCGAATGTCGAGGTTCGACAGCATCGCGTAGCCAAGCGACAGCACGCCCGTGCCGAGGCTGTACTTGCCGAGCGGTTCGTCGTAGCGCAAATAGCCGAGCTTCGCGAGCGTACCGGCGAGCCGCGCGACGGTGCCCTTCGGCAAACCAGTTCTACGAGCCAGTTCGGTCAGGCCGAGATGCCGTTCCTTCAGGCCGAAACAACGCAGCAGTTCGAGGCCGCGCGCGAGCGCTGTGACGAACTGGCGATCGGTGTCGTACGGTTCGTCGTCGAAACGCGCGATGTCGCGATGCTCGGGCGGCTGGTTGGGACGCATGTCGCGCTTGTCTCCCGCTTTGGTGCTTGGGGCGAATGCTGTCATGTCGCTCAACTTCGTGTCAATCGGTTGTGGGGTTGTGGTTCGCATAGCGGACCATTGTAGAGCGAGGTTGATGGATTCGCCAATTGGTCCCGGCAAGCGATCGGACGCGGGGCTCGTGTCTATTATGAGATGGCGTGTGAAGGGATGATGGTGGAGTTAACCACTAGATGCTACGTGAAGAAGCCGG
The Paraburkholderia terrae genome window above contains:
- a CDS encoding phosphate acetyltransferase, which produces MEHKREKYERLIAFAATLPPTPTAVAHPCDHDSLSAVIEAARLKLIAPILVGPRAKIEAAAKQGNLDLGDLPIVDAAHSHAAAECAVQLVHEGRAQALMKGSLHTDELMGAVVARATGLRTERRVSHCFIMDVPGRAEALIITDAAVNITPTLDEKRDIVQNAIDLAHALRFPVARVAILSAMETVNSKVPSTLEAAALCKMADRGQITGGILDGPLALDNAINEEAAKIKGINSPVAGHANVLVVPDLEAGNMLAKSLTFLAGADAAGIVLGAKVPIILTSRADSVITRLASCAVASMVALARREQSSSAIV
- a CDS encoding IclR family transcriptional regulator, with protein sequence MTAFAPSTKAGDKRDMRPNQPPEHRDIARFDDEPYDTDRQFVTALARGLELLRCFGLKERHLGLTELARRTGLPKGTVARLAGTLAKLGYLRYDEPLGKYSLGTGVLSLGYAMLSNLDIRDLARPLMQELAEYAGCSVAIGVRDRLSMLYVEWVRSSAPITVMRSIGTRLPIATTSMGRAYLAATTDAERNAVLDQVRAQDETAWPRIESGMDDAMKDYATRGFCLSYGDWDADIASVGVPFMAPDGTQMAFNCGGPAFVLSRDKLENDIGPRLVALVKRVEAAIGRR
- a CDS encoding DUF3141 domain-containing protein, coding for MNQSQPNSATPDTFAPSMPFASMPGNLFAQGYAYAVDAWQRSVLFADVMRERGNQYQAHMQERVPNVLDFGTELIIDGRTLPRPVNYGLVRIVAPDDLKPDRDLAEGHDPGRLRPFVVVDPRAGHGPGIGGFKRDSEIGAALRAGHPCYFIGFLPDPVPGQTVEDVMHAEAAFLEKVIELHPNSPGKPAVIGNCQAGWQVLMTASMRPDLFGPIVVAGAPVSYWAGWRGKNPMRYSGGMLGGSWLTALTGDLGDGRFDGAWLVQNFENLNPANTLWTKQYNLYTSIDTEGPRYLGFEKYWGGHVFLNAGEMQYIVDNLFVGNRFVSGEIVTSDGVRLDLRNIRSPIVVFCSYGDNITPPPQALGWITDLYRDDADLLGHDQTIVYATHDSIGHLGIFVSSSTGKKEHREFVSNIDLIDLLPSGLYEAHMGAKTDATPYAELAQGQYVLSISPRTIADVREIVQPDPESDRRFATAAYLSRVNLGLYRSFMQPWVRACTTPWTTDLSSKLHPLRVTYELWSDRNPFASSVARAAESVKEARAPVAADNPFLQMQTVMSNAVIASFDFYRDMRDAAVEQIFETVYGAPWLQAFAGLPPRSDSEANAALTEPGDTEEREASIVAEHERLRHDMTEGGLVEASVRALLYVRRTHGEADERRFNLAREMLSKLSDQGILSFKHVVREQAALLRLDSEAAIDALPGLLASAPPDNIRNAARDIDKLSTVLTLDDHERADLARVLTIFESASKKKASRRAEPARQQVE
- a CDS encoding acyl-CoA dehydrogenase family protein, translating into MIRDQETLSILLDSLSRFVRERLVPAENEVAETDEIPAGIVGEMRELGLFGLSIPEEYGGLGLTMEEEVLAAFEIAKTSPAFRSLIGTNNGIGSQGLIIDGTDEQKHYYLPKLASGELIASFALTEPGSGSDAASLRTTAVRDGDHYVINGTKRFITNAPEAGIYTVMARTNPEIKGASGISAFIVEKGTPGLSLGKIDKKMGQKGAHTCDVIFENCRVPAANIIGGREGVGFKTAMKVLDKGRLHISAICVGAAERMLDDALRYAMERKQFGQPIAEFQLVQAMLADSRAEIYAARSMVLDAARRRDDKQDVSTEASCCKLFASEMCGRVADRAVQIHGGAGYVSEYAVERFYRDVRLFRIYEGTTQIQQLVIARNMIRDASR